The stretch of DNA CAAACTTAACTTCACTGAATATTAAGGTTTTCTCTTGGTCTTAAAGTGGATACTGAGGCGACCCTCATAGTCTGGTTAGAAAGATGCCTCAGCTCGGGAAGCAGTTGAAGTGACATCCATTTGCCCATTTTTTAACTCTTTTCTAGAAGGCTATAACCATTGGTATAAGGTAAACAAGAACAATAATAGAAAGGTCAATTATCAAAATGGCTAATCCGATTAAGGCCAGGAGGTAATCAAGCCAACCGTCTCCTGGAGAAGGCTGAATTGTATCTTATCCAGGCAATATAAGTTCAAAAAATTATAAAAAATAAGGTAGGGCGCAAAAGTTTTTAAAATGGGAGAGAAAAAAGCTATAGTTATTTCGGTCCTGTCAGAACTACTTTTGAAGAAAAAGAATAAGATCGTGTCTAAGCTTCAGCAGCTAGCAGCTGAAATCCGCCCTGCTAAGCGCCGCCTAGTCTGGCCCCTTTAAGCCTGAAAAGTTAGCCATTGCCTTTTGTCAGCCGGATATTTTATAATAAAAATGCAGAGTGGAAACGGAAAAGCTGGCCTGAGGTTATATCAAGCCAGCTAAATTATAGGCCGTAAAATGAAAGCTAGATTTTACGCCCCTGCCTTTGTCACTCCATCCTTAATCTTATCGTTTATCTTGTTTAATGCTGCTGGCTGCAGGCAGCAGGAATCAGCCTGGAGAGGCAGCATAAAAGATGAGAAAGGCATAACAGTTGTCAGAAATCCTGCGCAGCCAATATATAGAAAAGACATAATTTATTTTGAAGAAGAGCTTCAGATTGGCTCAGCCGATAAATCAGACAAATATATTTTTTCAAGTATCGATGGTCTCGATGTAGATGATAACGGCCATATTTATGTTCTGGACAGCCGGGCGGCAGAGGTCAAAGTCTTCAGCCAGGACGGCGAATATTTAAGAAGCATAGGAGGGAGAGGGCAGGGGCCGGGTGAAATGCAAAGACCTCTCTTCCTTCAAATCACAGCTGATAATGAACTTGTTGTCCAGGATTACGCCACCCAGCATTTTTTATATTTTTCTCTTGATGGACGATTTCTCAGGCAGAAAGCTAACTGGAAAACAGAACATCCCGCTCAGCTGGTCAAAATAGATGAGCAAGGAAATCTTATAGGGTTAGAAATATTAGGACCTCCTCCGATGGGCGGAAAGGTTTTGAGGAAGTATAATTCAAATTTCGAGCCGCCAATTACACTGGCTGAACAGCCTCAAGATTTAACCGCCAGGACAGAATATAACATCCTCAGGCCGACGTTTTATTTTGATGTTTTTGCCAACGATAATATTATCTTAGGCCATTCTGAAAAATATGAGCTCGATATTCTTAATCCCGAGGGGAAACTTATAAAGAAAATCCTGAAAAAACACAGACGCATGCGTATTCGGAATGACGATAAAGATTTCTATAGGGAAAGATATGAAAGTTTCATTAAAATTGGCGGGAAGCTAAAGTTTCCCGATAGTTTTCCGTGTTTTAGTGATATAGCCGTTGATGATAAGGGCAGGATATTTGTTAAGACCTTTGAAAGAAAAAGGAACAAAAAAGACACGTTTTATTTTGATCTTTTTGATGAAGAGGGGAAGTATCTGGCTAAAATGCCGATAGTTATTAGCTTGAATCGAGACTCTGTGTGGAAAAACGGTAAGCTTTACACGGTAGAA from Candidatus Margulisiibacteriota bacterium encodes:
- a CDS encoding 6-bladed beta-propeller; protein product: MKARFYAPAFVTPSLILSFILFNAAGCRQQESAWRGSIKDEKGITVVRNPAQPIYRKDIIYFEEELQIGSADKSDKYIFSSIDGLDVDDNGHIYVLDSRAAEVKVFSQDGEYLRSIGGRGQGPGEMQRPLFLQITADNELVVQDYATQHFLYFSLDGRFLRQKANWKTEHPAQLVKIDEQGNLIGLEILGPPPMGGKVLRKYNSNFEPPITLAEQPQDLTARTEYNILRPTFYFDVFANDNIILGHSEKYELDILNPEGKLIKKILKKHRRMRIRNDDKDFYRERYESFIKIGGKLKFPDSFPCFSDIAVDDKGRIFVKTFERKRNKKDTFYFDLFDEEGKYLAKMPIVISLNRDSVWKNGKLYTVE